gaaagcacaaccgtgcctctcgtggaagcaaaaccgtgactctcatgaaaggaaaaaaaacagaaaacgcgttttgttttttccttttccgagaggcacggccgtgactctcgcaaaagaacaaccttgcctctcgcgaaagcaaaaccgtgactctcacgaaagaagaaaaaacagaaaacgcgtttttttcgtttccgaaaggcacggccgtgactctcgctaaagcacagctatgcctctcgtggaagcaaaatcgtgactttcgcgaaaggaaaataaaagaaaacgcatttttttcgcgCCAAAATTTTTTTGTTTGATCGAAACGCTAAgaaagaccgggggaaaaccaaaacgtcgaaaaaacccgaaaaaacgtttaaaaagccgaaaacgcgtgcgaaaaaaaaaaTCCGAAGGGAGCGTCCAAAGCGCGACACGTGGTAAATGGCTAAGAGCGCGtcaagtgacgctgatcgttgcgagacTTCCGaaagagcgctcgttaactagttgctcccaaaCAAAAAGGTTCCctaaaaaaagataaaacaaaaagGTCTGGGCTGTAATGGTGATGTCAGAAGTCTGACTGAGACTAGACAGCCTCAAATTATTTTTGCCGCATGGCGGATGTGTTTAAATCGCTGCAACATTTTCTACAAGGTTCGCCGGAAGAAATTGTACGATTCAACTGCAAATTTTTGTTGAGCACTTTGAATTTGTCTGCTACCACACCACGATCGGACGAACTAAAGCTTGATTTAGATGGGATCGGACGGCCGGGGAGGCAGCCGAGTTTTTTCCCGACCGCCCAACAGACGCCCTAAAAAGCAATGGGATCCACAGAAATGGCCTCCGAGTAGTCCAAACTGTAGTCGCAAGTATGATTTTAATGATTTGGAGATTGATTAGCGGCTTAATCAATCCGACTCCGGATTGGCAAGTAACTGGGCTAAATTGATCCATATAAGCAGAGGAGCTAAACGCTTTGCTTAACGCGAGTTTACGACGGGTAATCTCGATTACACCGCGGCAATTTGACATGGCGATGACCCTCTGGTCCGTGGACGTCAAGAGCGGCGAGACCGTGTGGTCCGGGCGCGTGCTGGAAAGCCGCCGCGGCGCGGTCACCGGCGTCTCCCTCGTCGGCCCGCCGAGCGACGGGAGCGTCGTCGTGGAAGCCTACGTCAAGAACGCCAGCGGGGACCACGCGTTCACACTCGCGTGGCTGTCCTCCGAGAGGCCCCGCGCGGAGCTGCCATGCCCGGTTCTGGTGATGGACTCCGATTTCTTCTGCTCTCGCGTGATGCGGCGGGGAGGCGGCCCCGCTGGCGATGAGGCTGTCGCCGTTCGGATTGATGGTCACTGTAACGATCATCCGCCGCTGTCGCTGTGGGAGGAGTTGGAGGATGAAGATGACGAGGCCGAGGATGAATACTCGGTTGATTcggaagacgacgacgatgacagcaacagcgaggaggaggagagcgacggcGAGGACGACGGACAAGCAACCAGCGCCGACGATGACGTGACGCTAAGCATGCTACAGACACTGCACCGTAGGAAGTACGGCCCCGAGGGGCAATTCGTTGGAGGTTCGGCGCCGCGGTTCGCCTGCGCCGGGAGCACAGTCGGCGTCATGCGGGTCGCCGCCGTGGAGAGCCAAGGCGGAGACGACAGCAAGCAGATCTTGGTGCTATACCGCTACACACGCTTCAGGGCATCACCGGACGGCGTGGAACGGCGAGGGTGGCCGACGGAGCACCAGCTCCGGTTCATCGCCACCGGCGACCACGCGGCGAGGTCGCTGGCGTGGGCCGGATCGTCTCTGGCCCTGCTGATATACCCCGGTTTCTTCAGCGAGAAGCTTGAGAAGAGCAAGCAGCTTGAGGAGAGCAGGAAGCTCCGGGAGCTATGGTCTAGCTTGACGTCGCAGGTGAGCGTCCCGCCGGGAGCAAGACGCATTGAGGTGTTCGTGGACGTCGGCAACCTCCAGCGGGCGGAATACACGCCGGAGAGCATGGGGCACATGTACGCCGCGCTGGAGAGCATGGTGGCGGGCGCGTGGCCCGAGCGCTTCATCGGCATGGAGTTGCACTTGCCGGAGCCGGTACGGTGCGGCGCGAAAGGCGAATTAGCCGACGATGACGATAGCGGCAGAAACGCAGAGGAGCGGCCGGCAAAGCGGAGGAGGGTAGACGTCGCTGGGGAGGATTGCCCCGTCTGCTTGCAGCTGCTGGAGGTGGAGGGCGACGACCTCGCCGCGTGGCCCGGGTGCAGCAAGCCGCATGTATTCCATGGCGCGTGCTTGGAGCGCGCCCTCGTGGAGAGCGTCCGGTGCCCGATGTGCAGGCACAAGCTGTACATGGAGCCCAAGCTAGAGTGATAGACCCAACTCCCAAGCATGGGCGTCCCATGGTTGTACTAAGAAGTTTGTGGAGTGTATCATTCCCTTGTAGCTATAGTTAGCTTTCTTTAGATTTGCTCGTGTTTCTTTGGAGGATAGCACTCATTCAACTGATTGATGATGTAAGTTCATCCATCGATG
The sequence above is drawn from the Triticum aestivum cultivar Chinese Spring chromosome 7A, IWGSC CS RefSeq v2.1, whole genome shotgun sequence genome and encodes:
- the LOC123154149 gene encoding uncharacterized protein, yielding MAMTLWSVDVKSGETVWSGRVLESRRGAVTGVSLVGPPSDGSVVVEAYVKNASGDHAFTLAWLSSERPRAELPCPVLVMDSDFFCSRVMRRGGGPAGDEAVAVRIDGHCNDHPPLSLWEELEDEDDEAEDEYSVDSEDDDDDSNSEEEESDGEDDGQATSADDDVTLSMLQTLHRRKYGPEGQFVGGSAPRFACAGSTVGVMRVAAVESQGGDDSKQILVLYRYTRFRASPDGVERRGWPTEHQLRFIATGDHAARSLAWAGSSLALLIYPGFFSEKLEKSKQLEESRKLRELWSSLTSQVSVPPGARRIEVFVDVGNLQRAEYTPESMGHMYAALESMVAGAWPERFIGMELHLPEPVRCGAKGELADDDDSGRNAEERPAKRRRVDVAGEDCPVCLQLLEVEGDDLAAWPGCSKPHVFHGACLERALVESVRCPMCRHKLYMEPKLE